gctctgtatctcggccaactgggttcacttataggcgctcggccacagtaggctcgatatataacttaccatctgatcagaggttgcccaataagggcctgcctatcgattatagctcgatgaaaatgaaaatactgtaatactgcatatatatatgctctctgctctcttgactagaacaagacaatacttaattaaatatgaagtcccgataaggagaatattgtaacttacaagactaggaaaatatacataaattcgggagtatgaacatCTCTTtgtgcctcgttatcaaacatatgtaattatgagatcatgccaaaatgaaggatagtcttagccttaacatacctggagtagagaaaaaatccgtatgatattcttggaaaaggttgcaccgtactcctttagaaccgcaaaatttcacGTTGCTAATGTGCTAAGAAATCTTGTTAGTTGAAGAAATCACGTTGTATCTTTGTAGGAACTTGTAAGAAATTATATTGCTAATGTGCTAAAGCTCACGTTTTTGATTGTGCAAGAAGCAATAATAATGGTGGTAACGTACGAGATTTTTGGGTTTGGATGGAGCTATATTTCAATTGTTCATCAAATTGGTAAATCATTTTCATATTGTATTGATATCACTACTGACCAAACATTGATTGTAGGAATTTGATTGCAAGAAGTGTTTTTTGTTGAAAACTTGAAGAATGGCTTAACGTTTCTGATTGTATTGCTTGTATACAAAATATAAGGAATGAAGTGAATGTGTAACTAACGCATTATGCCACCTAATAagaaatgactaagagtcatttctTTAGGATGTGGCTTGCTGCCATGTAATCCCCTTGTTGGGAAATTTTAAACTTTATCCAATAATAAATTAGGTAGTATTTCGTTACctggtaattaaccaattacccgcataattaaaaattatctcaaattattgaaaatactactcacttttaacacaccttatacaccttactatcatgtccatgtggtaccttgtatggtattagtccataaatatctgGTATTTTAGCCCGggtcatattttatcccaaaatgccaAACtctgacgaaattcattttcttcgattcgtttaccctttatcctCCACGAAACTTACTtcacgcttgttataaatagcataaatgcgtgtaaactcaagataatctcattcccgagcttccattaatttatttatggcatactttcataTACGAAAATATTGGGTGTAAcagcaaggtagaaacttcctttCATTTCTGTGCATAATATTCAaggttacacatgtgtacaagctttgtgTCAAGGCTCGAGAATCTACgtcgggcacggttcatttgactgtttggcccttacaataagtCCTATCGATCGAGCCTAGACTATTCGAGCACAAAGTATTTTTCCTCGCTAAAATCATTATCCGATTATGATGCCCCTCAGTGTTCGAGGCCGATCATAGAGAAGGctcagatactgttgatgtgATCCTTGACACCGGTTCATAACCggtctttgattctaagttagcacgatccactgttgcctcgttaataaccttgtcggaaaacccatttgggacaaaacccgttcgagggaaaaagagtgcaacacgtatTTTCAGGCCTATAAATTGTATCGTTCTTTGACGGTCACCTGCAAGCGTTAGtccaaaatgtaaataaataaaagaaataaatggggtcataccttagcagtagtatcgtttcaagtgagttatgttccagttgttcggtagtcgctcACCGTTCATTGCTTAGAGTTTGTACGATCATTTTCCAATGATCTCGATGatttgatacggaccttcctAATTCGGCCCCAGCGTCCCTTCGTTCGGATTCCGGGTGCTTAGTATGACCTTCCTTAACAGTAAGTCTCCGACATTGAAGTGTCAAATGtaggctcttcgattgtaatacctctccaTCCGTTACTTTTGGCCGGCCAACAGGACAAGGACGACTTCGCTCCTTTCATCAAACAGttccaggctcgtattcatggcctcggcGTTTGACTCTTCGGTCGTATATCGAAACCTGAGATTCGGTTCTCCCACTTCGACCAATGAGAACGGGGTGGACCTGGAAGTGGACTTTGTggtcgtacggtatgcctataggacttcgggcaagatttctttcgatttccctttggcgtcggtcaatctctttatgaggttttggagtatggttttgttcgtggactccgcttgaccgttcccactggggtgataggGTATTGATAGGATACTTTTGGTCATATGGTCTTCGAAAAACTtacttactttgctgccgatgaactgcttcccattgtcgcatacgatctcggccggcattccgaaccgatatattatgtggtcccagatgaaatcaatgacttccttctccctgactttcccaatgcctgggcttccacctatttagaaaaatagtcagtcataaacaatataaattgagccttatcgggtgcccatggaaggggaccgacaatgtccatcccccatttcatgaacggccagggtGATAGGACCAAATGTAGCAGCTCCCCGGGCTGaagaatcatcggagcatgcctatGATACCcatcgcattttcgtacgaactccttcgcgtcctttttcatgtcgatccaatagtagccggctctgattgtttttcgaactaatgattcggcgcccgaataatttccgcaggtgccttcgtggacttccctcagaacatactcggtgtctcATGGTCGtagacatattgcgagtgggccatcgaacattcTCCGGAACAAGGTACCATCTTCGGACAAGCTAAATCGGGCCGCCTTCGTACgcagagtcctcgattccttagaGTCAGAAAGAAGTTTTTCGGTCTTCAGATACTCTATATTTTTGTTTCtctagtcccaagttaggcttgttgaTTTTATCTCAGtgtgaccttcttccactaccgatctcatgagttgtacgacacgATCCCAAGTTAGAGAGAGCAGCAGCCTCGTTATTTTGATCCTGAGGTACATGTTGTAGAGTTCACTCCTTGAACCGATCTGCAGTTCATCCAGGTATCTTTGCATCTGTTCCTCTCTAACTTCGagtgtcccattaacttggttcaccacaaggagggagtcgcacttagcttcgatcacctcagtCTCCAAGCTTTTGGcgagttcgagacctgcaatcatgtcTTCAATACAATGCCAAGTACAGACCCCTTTTATGTTTGAGgtgccgtccgtaaagaggggcCATATTCCCGaagaagtccccgagtttaaCAAAAACTCTCTTTCAACCTCGGTTATTGGGGCCGGTGTAAAGTCAgccatgaagtctgctaaaatttgagacttgatggcggtcCGGGGCtcatattcgatatcgtacccgctgatctcaacagcccatttggccaatcgtcccgagatCTCGGGTTTATACATTATgtttctcaatgggtaagtaATTACATaatatatggggtgacattgaaagtacagtTTCAGCTTtttagaggcgcttagcaaagcgagcatcAGTTTTTCTACATGAGGGTATCTAGTTTcagcctcgcctagagtcctgctagcATAATAGAtcggaaattgcatacctttctCTTCCtgaaccaggactccacttaccgctatctcggatactGCTAAGTGTAGGTATAGTTGTTCATATTTCTTTGGAGTATGAAGTAGAGGTGGGCTCGAGAGATACCGCTTGAGTTCATCCAAGGCTCGTTGGCACTTCGGGGTCCATTAGAAGTTATTCCttttcttcaacagtgagaagaaccggTGACTattgtcggaggacctcgagatggatcgccccagggcggctatacGTCTGGTTAACCTTTGAACGACCTTGGCATTGTCCATAATAgtgatatctttgatggctttgatcttatcgggattaatctcgactccccgattggataccatgaacccgaggaatttgcCGGACCCAACCCCGaacgcacatttctccgggttcagcttcatatggTTTCCTggaaatgtttcaaatggtccttttCCCGTAGTGACTTAACcaatatatcgtcaatgtaaacctcaattgattttcctatttgttctttgaacatccgatttactaggcgttggtaggtGGCACCGGCATTTATTAGtctgaatggcatcacgttattgcagtaggtgtcgtacttagtgatgaaggaagtcttttcctgatcgcCCGGGACCacccgaatttggttgtacccaaaaTAAGAGTCGAGAAAACTAAGGGTCTCGTGGTCGGAtgttgcatcgatcatgcgatcgatgttaggaaaAGGGAAAGAGCCCTTGGGacacgccttattcaagtctttatagtctacacacattcttaatttatttcctttttagggactactacggTTGCTAACCAGTCCGGATACttaacctcccggatggaccctattttaaggagtttaaatacctcgtccttgatgaacgcatgcttgacctcggactggggtcttctcttctgcttgacctggtggaacttcgggtccaggcttagcttatgagtgggtatttccggtgggatccctgtcatatcaaggtaggaccaagcgaaacaatctatgttagctataaggaattgaatactttttttcctgagctcgaaaCTCAACCCCCATTCCCAGGTATACAtttcgatcgggcaagtgctCGATCAGTACAAATTGCTCTAGTTCCTCGACTGTTGATGTGGTAGCATCGGAATCgtcgggggctataaaagacctGGGAACCCTATAATCATCGTTCCCGTGCTTCTCCGGTTGGATCGGGGCCGGTGtaggtaattgctatttggcttcTTGCTTGGTGGCCGAACCCAGACCATTTGTAGTTGTAAGTGCGGATATCGAAACCACCTCGTCGATCGCGAATATCTCCTTTGCAGCCAGTTGTTCTCCGTAAATTATTTTTATCCCTCctggatgtaaggccccgtaaaagtttttcTAAAACCCCAGGTTCTGTGATGCCAAGGTAggcatagaggttaataatagtagaaatgttcggactttttggattgaacagtgcgatgggagttgaaggaaaatgttgggcagaagtacgcatttctacggcccattctgcggccgcagaaccactctgcggaccgcagactggtcggaGAGTGGGGCAGATTCGGGGGCATTTTTGAGGGGCTTAATTCACggccaatttttggaagaaatttgagcaaggtttgggtactcaggtgaatcttagtacacccttccatccacagaccgacgggcaagcagagcagactattcagacgcttgaggccatgttgcgtgcttgtgttcttgattgcaaaggtagctgggatgatcatttgccactcatagagttttcttataacaacaaatTTCATGCGAGTATTCATATGGCACCttttgaggcattgtatggtaggatATGTAGGTCTttcattgggtggtttgagattggggaagcagggttgatagggccagaccttgtacatcacgatatggaaaaagttaagatcataaaggagcggttgaaaactgctcagagtcgtcaaaaatcctattcggatgttcgtcgcagagacttggagttcaaagaagatgattgggtattcttgaaggtttcccccatgaagtgTATTATGTGGTTTGGGAAAAGGGGGAAATTGAGTTTGAGGTATGTCGGTCCATACAAAATCATCCAGAGGATCGGTCAGGTGGTGTACAAACTTGggctaccacccgagatgtcattagtacacccggtattccatgtgtctatattgaagaaggtagttggagatccgtcagctattgtgccggttgagaccattgaggttaatgaagaattgtcatatgaagagattccagttgtcattcttgatagacaagtccgaaagttgaggaataaagaaattgcctccataaaagtgttatggtgaaaccagcaggttgaagaggccacgtgggaggccgaggaagaaatgaagaaataatatcctcacttgtttgaatagtTATGTAATCTTTTCTTTTATGAACCtatcgcctatgaattttgtatcacttgttcagttaatgtaaaggtgttccttttgattatatgttattaacatgaggccacggttggtgttgttatgagtatTGTTGGGTTCTGtacatgtttgtaagatgtgtttccGGGGCTCTCTGACacgtggataggcctagttacaaaggaaactctagcaaaaTATTTAGagatttagggagttagttaaatttggggttgctggtgtaggGTATGAAGAGTTGAGTTGTataagatgctaatagtgaaccttgaccctcattcgaggatgaatgatcttaagtggaggaggatgtaaggccccgtaaaagttttcctaaaaacccggttTCTGTGATGCCAAGGTAggtgtagaggttaataatagtagaaatgtTCGAACTTTTAGATTGAAGAGTGCGTTGGGAGTTGAAGAAAAGTGTTGGGCAGAAGtatgcatttctgcggcccattctacggccacagaaccactctgcggaccgcagactggtcgcagagtagGGCaaatttctggggcatttttgatgcctaatttcgcggccattatgcaaCAGCATAACCTTTCAcgggccgcattcttgtcgcatatcccgccttggaattttttggagggaggttctgcggtgcactatgtgaccgcataaccgttctgcagtacattatgcgaccacagaataggtttgcgggccgcatagtgaccgcagaccagaCCAGTTCCTTTCCAGTTCTTGCCTCCATTTTTGCGGTCATTTTGaggaccgcataaccactatgtgatcgcatatgcgaccgcagaacccgttccggagctttattttttgggtttttaaacccaaccctattttgttaaaacacatcccattgaccatttttatcatattttcagACATTTTTAGCGTGAGAGAGAGGGTCTTAGAAGGAGAAGTGATCTTCACcaaattattcttcaattctcacCTAATACCTTGAGATTaacaagagaggcacctaggtcttcttcctaaaaggtaaggttctatcacccaaactcttaatttcaaaatgtgactagaatgggccattaatAAGGTAATTCGTGGGGATGGGGGTACTTAcattgcatgcatgtgttcctaaggtatgtgggaagattgtgagctaaagattatagagaatgggttggggaaagagggaatcttccacaaaaaggggcttaaaacattgatgcacacctagtgtttgatattatgctcaaatgagctaaaaccgtgttcatcttcctaattttggttcaattttgttatattgctaaaatatattgaagtggctaatattccggaacatcttagagttttaagaatctcaattaaggtatgttggctaaacccccttcttcttagaatcgaatcccacggagttcgtgtaattggagtaagcccttgattaTTATAGAATTGGTgatttctaatgtgtttgtgttgaaggatgtaagttcaatatttattctagaTGCTttatcatgttatcttgttattgAGGACGTgttaaaaatgtggaatatgtgttagaaatgttaagactttatGTCaaaatcgaaataaaggttgttatgcccaatttgtatgaaaagcctctatgtgcctaaaattcccaaattgctcatatgtgaatttaatgtcctAAATGGGAAacattattattgttgatgatgataataatattgaatgtggaaaaagggtctgaaattatgaaatacggccaagtgccaagaatgactttgtaatcgtgatcactagtgccaatgaattgaaagataTAAAAGAAGTATGATGTGTAATGGTTGACTGAACATGGTaacgtcttgggtgagacggcctagccgatcgggtcatgatcggacgccatgccgcacacatggcgatactgtgctggaaatgataattgaaattgtggttatggttgatgtttcaaatgagatgacctagccgatcgggtcgagatcgaactccgtgtaagaatacagaggcattgtgaattgtggaatatcggcactaaagaccacccaacctaataacgtgtaagttgacttgaaaacttatgtgacctttaaattgatgttttaatattatttgaaagctcttattgaatttttgattgttcctcttgtattactattcattctattgagttggtgtttagccaTACAtattagtgctattcgacggtactaacattcCTTTTGTCGGgagcactgcatctttaaatgggtGAAGGTGATTACATAGCAGACAATGCTGATCACATATAGTGTTGCATCCttttctcagcggactcggtgagccccatttcatttcgggatcatgtattgtaccttttatttataCTATgatcacttttgaggtatagccaagaCCTTATtgtcggcaccatctttactctcttttgtatctttagaggctccgtagacactatgtgggttatatatgggtgttgggaatgttaaacaagtatatgttgtgttgatcacttgttccactcagactataagaaatatgtattttgagactttaaggcgcaatgactaatgaaacgatttaggatttgtatgaatgagattcctactttataattaatgaaatcacgtatTTTCTTGATTATGGGTTAATttggtagaaagtatctaacaggcttgctcggtcgggttcacttggttgagcgccgtTCGCGCTTCCCGAGTTTGGGGAGTGATACTAGCGTtgggaatttcatcacttggtgcagagtcgagggtaccgccctcatgttgtggatccatggacttccgaacaaagcattgtacctcatgtctccttcgattacatagaacttggcttcctAAATGGTCCCGATGATGTTTACCgataatgttatctcccctttagtgatctcacatgccatgttgaatccgtttagaactcggactgcaggcacgatctgatcttgtagaccgagctattcaatgaccctcgatctgatgatgttggtcgagctacctagatcaatcaacaccgcttaactcgagatttatttatgagtacatatattaccagtgcatcattgtgggacTGCATGATCCCTTCAGCATCCTCGTCATTGAAAAACAAGGTTCCTTCAGCGCGTAATCTCGAGTCCATtattcccttgtgatggatactttggtgcgcttcagcatcggcccctgGGGAACGTCTaccccgccgatgatcatgttaatgatgtgctgaggttcctcctgctcgttctgtttattagaatctttattcctgaaatgattcttggctcgatccctcaggaactctcggagatgtccgttattaaataaccgggctactttcTCTCTTAATTGTCGGCAGTCCTCCGTTCTGttgccgtgagtgccatgatatttgcacattaggttaggatgCCTTTAGACTGGAtcggactgtagaggtcgaggccacttggtgtctcTGATGCGTCCGATGGCGGTTACGATAGCATCATtatcgatgttgaagttgtattctgataaccttggtgcttccttaggcccgaCGGGCCTGTCAAAACCGTTTTTGCTTATGAGTCCCCGGTTATTTTGACTCCGATCGCTTCTCTATTCATTTCTTGCAGGGTTTCGTCCGAATCCGTTACTCCTACGATCACCGATATACGACTGATATCGGTCCCTACTTGGCCTTGGTccacgatcaatgtctcttttgggtCTATCATTGGCTCGGATAGGATAAACAGACCCGGAAAGGGCtccgagctgatcatcttcgactctaatgtTTGACTTATAAcggttatgcacatcggcccaagttacGATTGGATATTCtaccagattttgcttcaactgctgtgaagacAATGAGTttcgagtattgagtccttgggtaaaggcctgaacggcccaatcgtctgcggCCGGAGGCATGTCCATCCGTTCCATCTGAAACCGGGACACAaattctctgagcatctcattatccctctgtttcactttgaaaaggttcgacttcctggtctcgaccttgatagccccgacGTGTGCtgttacgaaggaatctgcaagcatagcaaatgagtcaatagagttaggaggtaggttgtgataccatatcatagctccttttgacaaggtcgCTCCGAATCTTTTCAGCaagacagattcgatctcatcatcttctaagtcATTCCCCTTGATGGCATACGTGTatgaggtcacatgttcatttgggtcagttgtcccattgtacttaggaatttcaggcATGCGGAACATTTTAGAGATCGGCTTCGGGGCTACGCTCGGAGAGAAGGGTttctgaacaaacttcttggaatctaggcctttcaatatcggtggcGCTCCGGGAATTTGGTCGAACCTGGAGTTGTAAGTCTCCATCTTCTTGtcgttagcttcgattttcttttctcccattttcaCCCGCCTTTTCAATTCCTCGAACATCtttattatttcggggttggTTCCGTGTTCAACTTTATTTGGCCTATCTGCGGCTGGTTCATTTCTGCGAGTGTTTTCCCCGGATGATTCAGGCTCAACTCTACTGGGAGTGCGGCTTcggttctgcaactgggctatcgctgcctgctgagcctgcaacatttcgaagattacCCGTAAGCTGATCCCATCTCCCTCACTGTCATAAGCATTTTGAGCTACTGACCGGACTCCCCCGCGGATGCTGTTCTCAGGATCGTTGGGCAAATTCgtgttgatggccacatgtgagctaGCTTCAATTGGGTCCGTGACCGGAATTCCGTTGGGATAGCCgggggcacctcgttaccggGCGCTATGTTGTTGTTCTCGTcatggtggccagactcagcaTCCGCGTTTAGAGGGGCAGATTGGGGGTTTTACATTTTAACACAGACCTGAAATCAAaggcacttcaaagaacaagtgtgaagTAGGGTGTGTTACAGAAATATGTATCAAATCgccgctattatccttagccccacggtaggcaccaaactgtttaccctcaaaatcggataacaattaaatttataagtggttttaaagaTATGCGGATTAATTCGATACGAAGCGATAAATTAAATCAAATTGAATAAGTAAAGATagaataaattcaaaccacacgagcaGGATAGTCCCAACCTTATTGAAATATTTGCCCTTGATCCGAGCTGGCTATGGCCAGCACTAATGAACAAGAGAAAGAGCTAATAacagaaaaataataatatattactttggaatgcatgttacaatgtgtttaATAATTATTAGCCCCCTATATATAGTAGGGAaatcctactctaggtacaactctataaaaggtaaaaatcatcTGATTAACTAATTGTCGGTTCTTCATCGATACGTGTTGAGATCCCCGCTGTGATATCCGACTGGTCACGGATATTACGGCCTTCCGTTGGTCGTGCCTGGTTGtctgacaatgttcttcgaagtcgttcaaGGCTAAGTCCGAATCCGAACCTtgaccccgatattctcgagggctGGCGTCGTGTCCCCGGACTCTGACTTGATGAGACCTTTGCCTCGATCTCGGTCCCCTGTCATCATGTCTCGAGCTTGGCGTATTTTATCGGAGATCGGAGTTTACCATgagcccgattttacccgtatacaatctGTTTGTCATAAAACATATTCATTGTATAAAAGGATTATGTAATATACTTTTCGTTGTTTTTGAAATAATAAAGGATAAAGATCACTTTTAGCCTGTggcagaaactatttacattcaaTAGTcataaaagtgtataaaatttgtatataacatacaataatgtgtgtgtgtgtatatatatatatatatatatatatatatacacacacacattccTGTTATTATTTTAATAG
The DNA window shown above is from Nicotiana tomentosiformis chromosome 8, ASM39032v3, whole genome shotgun sequence and carries:
- the LOC138897103 gene encoding uncharacterized protein gives rise to the protein MLQAQQAAIAQLQNRSRTPSRVEPESSGENTRRNEPAADRPNKVEHGTNPEIIKMFEELKRRVKMGEKKIEANDKKMETYNSRFDQIPGAPPILKGLDSKKFVQKPFSPSVAPKPISKMFRMPEIPKYNGTTDPNEHVTSYTYAIKGNDLEDDEIESVLLKRFGATLSKGAMIWYHNLPPNSIDSFAMLADSFVTAHVGAIKVETRKSNLFKVKQRDNEMLREFVSRFQMERMDMPPAADDWAVQAFTQGLNTRNSLSSQQLKQNLVEYPIVTWADVHNRYKSNIRVEDDQLGALSGSVYPIRANDRPKRDIDRGPRPSRDRYQSYIGDRRSNGFGRNPARNE